The Polynucleobacter sp. MWH-CaK5 region TCCATGGTTTCTAGGCCAATATTGCGGGCAATCAAGGGGGCTATCAGCGCTGCCTGAGGGAATCGGATCCGTTGGCCGCTGCCGAAAATGACCACTGCAGGGTCAAGTTTGGCAATTTGTTCAAAATCCTCGGTTTTGATGTCCTCAAAACGAGTGCAAGACCATTCAATCACGGGGCTTTCAGGCGATAAAAGCAAGGATTGGGTGTAACGCTGGGCGTTGATTTCGATGTAATCAGGGCCGTATGCTGAAACTGTATTCAAAGAGGGCTGCTTATCCGGTTGTAGTTTCACGTTAAATCGCCTCAGGCTCTGTCATAATTACAAAATTATAGATAAATTAAGACGTTATAGTATTCCTATACGTCCCTAAGTGATTATTGTGAAAGAAATTAAGAAATCCTCCAAATTAAACAACGTTTGTTACGACATACGTGGCCCCGTTCTTGAGCTCGCTCAGCAGATGGAGGAAGAGGGTCAAAAGATCATTAAGTTGAACATCGGTAACGTGGGTGTTTTTGGCTTTGATCCTCCTGAAGAGATTCAGTTGGACATGATCCGTAATCTGCCTAATTCAGCTGCTTACTCAGATTCCAAGGGAATTTTTTCAGCTCGCAAAGCGATCATGCATTACTGCCAAGAAAAAGGCATTCAAGGCGTGACCCTGGATGACATTTATACAGGCAACGGCGCTTCAGAATTAATTGTTTTAGCCATGAATGCTTTGTTAAACGTTGGCGATGAAGTTTTGGTGCCAGCACCTGACTATCCTCTATGGACAGCAGCGGTGAGTCTTTCAGGCGGAACACCTAAGCATTACTTGTGTGATGAGGCTCAAGATTGGTCTCCAGACATTGCAGACATCAAAGCAAAAATCACGCCTAAGACCAAAGCGATTGTGGTGATCAACCCAAATAATCCAACGGGTGCTTTGTATGGTGATGACGTTCTAAAAGAGGTCATTGCTTTGGCCCGTGAACATGGCTTGATCATTTTTGCTGATGAGATTTACGACAAGACTTTATTTGATGGTGAAAAGCACACATCCATTGGTGCCTTATCAACTGATGTAGTGACGGTTACCTTCAATGGTTTATCAAAGAATTACCGCGCATGCGGCTACCGCTCTGGTTGGATGGTGGTGTCAGGGGATAAGAGCGGTGCTAAAGATTACATCGAAGGCTTGAACATGCTTTCATCCATGCGCTTGTGCGCTAACGTCCCTGGTCAAAACGCCATTCAAACAGCTTTGGGTGGATATCAAAGCATTGATGACTTGGTGGCAGAGGGTGGTCGTTTGCGCCGTCAACGAGATCTTGCTTGGGAGTTGGTCACAAAAATACCGGGTGTTACTTGTGTGAAGCCAAAAGCAGCTTTGTATTTGTTCCCTAAGTTGGATCCTGAAATGTATCCAATCGAGAATGATCAAGAATTCATTGCAACCTTGTTGCGTGAAGAGAAGGTTTTGTTGGTCCAGGGCAGTGGCTTTAATTGGCCAAAGCCAGATCACTTCAGAATTGTTTTCTTGCCGCACGAAGATGTCTTGCGTGAAGCGATTTCAAGGCTTGCTAAGTTCTTGGAGCGTTATCGCCAAAAATACGGCAAAAAATAAGCTGATTTCTTCCAGGTATCAGCAGTAACAAATTAGCAGTCATAAGATTTTATTTTCACCTTTAATTTAGTAAGAGTTTTTAGTTATGAAACCTATTCAAGTTGGCCTTCTAGGCATCGGTACTGTTGGTGGCGGCGTGTTCAATGTGCTTGATCGCAATCAAGAGGAAATCACTCGTCGTGCTGGTCGTGGCATCAAGATTCACACGGTTGCTGACCTTGATACCAAACGCGCTGAAGAATTGGTCAAAGGCCGCGCAAAAGTTGTTGGTGATGCCAAGCAAGTTGTGAATGATCCTGAAATTGACGTTGTGGTTGAGTTGATCGGTGGTTACGGCATCGCTAAAGAATTGGTATTGGCAGCTATCAACAACGGCAAGCACGTTGTGACGGCCAATAAAGCATTGTTAGCGGTTCATGGCAATGAAATTTTTGCAGCTGCGCAAGCCAAGGGCGTAACCGTTAACTTTGAAGCGGCCGTTGCTGGCGGCATTCCAATCATCAAGGCTTTGCGTGAAGGTTTGACGGCCAACCGTATCGAATGGATTGCGGGCATCATCAACGGAACTACCAATTTCATTTTGTCTGAGATGCGCGACAAAGGCTTGGACTTTGATGTTGTTCTAAAAGAAGCTCAACGTTTAGGTTATGCCGAGGCAGATCCTACTTTTGATATTGAAGGTGTTGATGCGGCTCACAAGGCCACCATCATGAGTGCGATTGCCTTTGGTATTCCGATGCAGTTTGATAAGGCTCACGTTGAAGGCATCACCAAACTCTCAGCAATCGATATTAAATATGCTGAGCAATTGGGTTATCGCATCAAACTATTGGGCATCACCAAAAAAACCAAAGATGGTATTGAATTGCGCGTTCACCCAACCTTGATTCCAACCAAACGTTTGATTGCCAACGTTGAAGGCGCTATGAATGCAGTTCAAGTGATGGGTGATGCTGTAGGAACAACTCTTTACTACGGTAAGGGTGCGGGCGCAGAGCCAACGGCTTCTGCTGTGATTGCAGACTTGGTCGATGTGGCCCGTTTACAAACAGCTGATCCTGAGCACCGTGTGCCACATTTGGCATTCCAACCTGGTTCGATGGTCAATACGACCATCATGCCGATGGGTGAAATCACAACCAGCTACTACTTACGCTTGCGTGTTGCAGACGTAACAGGAGTTTTGGCTGACATCACTCGTATTTTGGCGGACAACAGTATTTCAATTGATGCCATGTTGCAACGTGAGGCAGGCGATGGTGAAAACCAAACCGATCTAATCATGTTGACGCATGAGACAAAAGAGAAAAATATCTTGGCAGCTATTGCCAAGGTTGAAGCTTTGAAAACTGTTGAAGGTTCAGTCACAAAAATTCGTTTAGAAAACTTAAGTTAATTAAATTACGCAATGCACTACATTTCAACCCGTGGTCATAACGCCCATCAAACATTTTCAGAAATCCTTCTAGGTGGCTTAGCCGCAGACGGAGGTTTGTATTTACCAGTTAAATACCCTCAGGTCACGCCTGCTCAATTAGATGCATGGCGAGGATTGTCTTACGCTGATTTGGCATTTGAGGTTTTAAGTCTCTATTGCGATGACATCCCTCAAGAAGACCTCAGAGCTTTGGTTAGAAAGACTTATACGGCTGAGGTTTATTGCAATGGTCGTACTGATGATTCGGCAAAAGACGTTACACCGATTCATTGGTTAGGTGATGAGCAGGGTACTCGCTTAGGTTTATTGAGTTTGTCGAATGGTCCAACGCTTGCATTCAAAGACATGGCGATGCAGCTTTTAGGTAACTTGTTTGAGTACACCTTGAATAAGCAAGGACAAGAGTTGAATATTCTGGGTGCCACTTCAGGTGACACTGGTAGTGCTGCTGAGTATGCGATGCGTGGTAAAAAAGGTGTGCGCGTTTTCATGCTCTCACCAAAAGGAAAGATGAGTGCTTTCCAGGTTGCGCAGATGTACTCCTTGCAAGATGAGAACATTTACAACATTGCGATTGATGGTGTTTTTGATGATGCTCAAGACATTGTTAAAGCAGTCAGCAATGATCATGAATTCAAAGCCCGCCAAAAAATTGGCACGGTTAATTCAATCAATTGGGCTCGTGTGGTGGCTCAAGTGGTTTATTACTTCCAAGGCTATTTGTTGGCCACCAAAAACAGCACAGAGAAAGTTTCATTCTGTGTACCTTCAGGTAACTTCGGCAACGTTTGCGCAGGTCATATCGCTCGTATGATGGGCTTGCCAATTGAAAAGTTGGTAGTAGCAACTAATGAGAATGACGTTTTGGATGAGTTCTTTAAAACTGGTGTTTATAGAGCGCGTAAATCTGCTGAGACATTCCACACCACCAGCCCATCGATGGATATTTCCAAAGCAAGTAATTTTGAACGCTTCATCTATGACTTGATGGGACGTGACGCTGCAAAAACTGCGCAAATGTTCAAGGATGTTGAAACCAAAGGTGGTTTTGATTTGTCACAAGACCCTGTGTATAAAAATATCGCTCAATATGGTTTTGTTTCAGGCAAGAGCACGCATCTCAATCGTCTAGACACAATCAGAGACATTCATGCGAAATACAGTGTCTTGATTGATACGCACACAGCTGATGGTGTGAAGGTTGCCCGTGAATATCTGCAGACCAATGTGCCCATGTTGGTTTTAGAAACAGCGCTTCCAATCAAGTTTGCCGAGACAATCGAAGAAGCGATTGGCAGAACGCCTGATCGCCCAGCATCATTCATTGGCATTGAAAACAAGCCGCAGCGTGTGGTTGATATGCCAGCAGATGTGCATCAAGTAAAAGACTTTGTTGCTGCCCACACGGGTTTGTGATTGATGAGCCAAGCCCAGAATCAACAAAACGCTTCAATGGCATCTTCTTTAAGGGCCAACCCTACACCTGTGGTTGGTTTTGTTGCTTACTCTGGCACTGGTAAAACAACATTGATTGAGCAGTTGATCACATTTCTGACTCAACGAGCTTATAAAGTAGCGGTCATTAAACACACGCATCATCACTTTGATATTGATAAGCCTGGTAAGGATTCTTATCGTCACCGAGAGGCTGGTGCCGCTGAAGTTTTGATGGTGTCTGATCAAAGATGGGTGTTGATGCATGAGCTCAGGCAAGCTGCTGAGCCCACCATTGAGGAACAGTTAAGCAAGTTATCTCCTTGCGACCTCGTCATCGTTGAAGGGTTTAAGAACGCAAATATTCCAAAAATTGAGTTGTGGCGTTTTGAGCACGATGAGTGCGCATCCAATCCAGTGAAAGCCAATCAAGATCAATTTATTCAAGCCATTGCTTACCCAGGTGGCATGGATGCTGTGCACAAGCCAGATCTAACCAGAGACATCCCAGTGCTTGATTTGAATGACATTGAGCAAGTGGCTCAGCAAGTCCTTTCAATGGCTGGTGTTTTAGCAAAATAAGCCTAAAACCATTAGACTAAGCCCATGTCGCAAGCCATGAACAAACCTCCTATGAAAACTGCTGCTGAGGCCCTTGAGCATCTATTGTCTCAAGCAAAGCCAATGGCAGAGGTTGAAGTGGTGAGCACTCAAGATGCTTTGGGAAGAATTTTGGCCACGGATATCCTCAGTCAAGTCGATGTTCCTCCGATGAACAACACCCAGATGGATGGTTATGCCGTTCGTGTGGCGGATATTCAAGCAGCGGGGCAAAGTTTTATTGTTTCTCAACGCATTCCTGCTGGTCATGTGGGCACAGAGCTCAAGTCTGGCACGATCGCCAGAATTTTCACGGGTGCCACCATTCCACCTGGTGCAGATGCGGTGGTGATGCAGGAAGATTGTCTGGTCAATGGGGACCAGGTCACTATTCAAGAAGTTCCTAAGCAAGGTCAATGGATTCGCTTGCAAGGTGAAGATTTAAAAGCAGGGGGCGTGGCCTTGAGCAAGGGAACTTATCTCAGAGCTCAGGAGTTGGGTGTTGCTGCCTCTGCTGGATACCATCAGTTAACAGTGACCAAGAAAATCAAAGTAGCGGCTTTTTTTACCGGGGATGAATTAACTCTCCCAGGTCAGCCACTAAAGCCTGGTGCTATTTACAACTCTAACAGAGATACTCTGTTGGCATGCATTCGTTCTCTGGGCTGTGAAGCAACAGACTTGGGTATCGTGCCTGATACCTTGGAAGCGACTCGAGATGCTTTGCGTCGTGCCAGTAAAGATCATGATTTGATCATCACTTCTGGTGGTGTGTCAGTCGGTGAAGAAGATCATATCAAGCCAGCGGTGACTGCTGAGGGTCGTCTTGATATGTGGCAAATTGCCATCAAGCCAGGTAAACCATTGGCATTCGGTGCGGTTAAAAAGCAGGGTGCTGATCGCTTGGAAACTTGGTTCATGGGATTGCCCGGTAACCCAGTTTCTAGTTTTGTCACATTTCTATTATTTGTTCGTCCTTTCATTGCCAAGTTGCAGGGAAGATCTCATGCAAATCCACCAGTGATCATGATGCGAGCTGACTTTGATTGGCCCAAGGCTGATCGTCGCAATGAGTTTTTACGGGTGCGCATCAATGCCCAGGGCGGCTTAGATTTATTCCCGAATCAAAGCTCAGGTGTTTTAACCAGCGCTTCATGGGCGGATGGTTTGGTCGATAATCCGCCACTTCAAGCCATCAAGCCTGGTGATATGGTGAAGTACATCCCTTTTTCAGGAATGATTTAAGCTATTGCTATGAAAATAACGATTAAATTCTTCGCCTCTTTGCGTGAGACCTTGAAAACATCTGAAGAGCAGTTTGATGTTCCTGCATCCGTTAAAACTTTGACGGAATTGCGTCATCATTTGATGGGCAGGGGTGAGTCATGGTCTGAAGCATTGGCCGAAGGTAAAGCGGTGCGCATGGCTTTGAATCATCAAATGGTGGAGGGTGATACAGCACTGATTGATCAGGCTGAAGTAGCTTTCTTCCCTCCAGTGACGGGCGGATAAACATGCCAGTTCGCATTCAAACTGAAGATTTTGATTTATCACAAGAGATCAAACAATTAAGAGCTGGTGATGCACGCGTTGGAGCAGTGGCTTCATTTGTTGGTACTGTGCGAGATCGCAACGATGGTTCTGAAGTCGCTGCGATGACTTTAGAGCACTACCCAGGTATGACTGAAAAGTCTCTTGAGGAAATCATTGAAAAAGCCAAAGCACGTTGGGATATTTTTGATGTTTTGATCATTCATCGAGTGGGTCCTTTGAATATTGAAGATCAAATCGTTTTAACGGCTGTGACCAGTGCTCACCGTGGTGAAGCTTTTGCCGCTTGTGAATATGTCATGGACTACCTCAAGACTTTGGCGCCATTTTGGAAAAAAGAAGATACCCCTGAAGGAGCTCGCTGGGTGGATGCACGCCTGAGCGATGATGAAGCTCTGAAGAAGTGGCAGTAATAGCAATTCTTCTAAACACTCAAACAAACTACATCAAGCGTTTAAATGGCGGCAAGCCCGCTAGTATTTTTTTGCCATAAGGTTTGGTTTTCAATCGTTTATCTAAAACGATGATGGTGGCGTGGTCAGTTTCAGTTCTGATGCCACGTCCCACCCATTGTTGCAACTTCAAAGCCACCGCAGGAACGCTGATTTCGTAAAAAGGATTGCCTTGATTCTTTTCAAGCCATTCTGATTTGGCTTCTTCAACCGGTGAATCGGGTGGTGCAAATGGTAATTTGGTGATCAAGACGGTCTCACATAATTTTCCAGGAAGATCCAAGCCTTCACCAAAGCTCTGCATGCCAAATAAGATGCTGCGATGACCATCCTTGATGCGTGACTCATGCTGGCTAATCAATTTATTGCGAGGCATATCACCCTGCATCAAGACATCTTGTAAAAAATCATCAGGCAAGTCTTCGTGAACTTGTTTCATTTGCTTTTTGGATGTGAACAATACCAAGGCGCCATGCTTCAAATCTTTTAGCTGCTTTGGAATTTCATCAGAAAGTTCATCCGTGTGTCCTTGGGCGTTCGCAGTGGGGCAGTTGATCATTTCTGGAACGATGAAAGTGCCTTGCTGCTCGTAATTGAACGGGGATTCTGCTTCTAATGTATTTGTCTTTGGAAACCAGTTCAAGCCACTTTGATTTAAGAAGTATTGAAAGTCACCCATGGTTCTCAGTGTTGCAGAGGTTAGGACGGCCGCGGAACTGGTGGACCACAATGTCTGAGCTAAATTTTGAGCGGCACTGATAGGAGAGGCGTGAAGCTTGAAGTCAAAGGTAGAACCTAGGTCTTGCCACTCCACCCATTTGGCGATTGGAGGGTTGGCATCTGCTTGCATCAAATGCCAAGTGTTCGATAGATTTTCAGTTTTAGATTGATAACTGCCGATTTCTAAAATTGCAGGGCTGAAGGAATCTTTATCTATGCTGTTATTTCTTTGATCGTTGAGTTGTTGCAAAATTTTACCGATCCGATTATTCAGCGAGATCGCCAGTGGCCCAATGGTTTCTGCATAACTTGAGAATTCAGGGCTTAGTTCGCCATTTTTAAAGCGATGGATCGCTTGCTCATGAGTCACAAAGTTGGCCAACCTCAATGAGTTGATCATTTGCTTGGTGTGCATGATCAAGTCTTCAACATGAGCATGAACCTCTTCCACAGTTTTTCCTGAAGAGTCTGGCAAAAGAGCGTCTGCGCGCAAAACTGCGGCCATGATTTTTTCTAACCATCTGGTGCTGGCAATTAATCCTACAGATGAAGCAAAGTGCTTGATACCAACTTGAGGAAGATTATGGGCTTCATCAAAGATATAAAGCGTTTCTGATGGATCTGGAAGAATCTTTGAGCCCGAGGCAATCGTTGAAATCACCAAATCATGGTTGGCGATGATCACATCTGCTTTGACCAAATCACGTCTGGCATTGAAATAAGGGCAGACATTGAAGCGTTGGCAATGCCTGCCCAAGCAAGAGCTTCTTTCTGCAGCAATTCTGGGCCACATGCTGTCAGTGATTTCTGGTGGAGCAGTATCTTTGTCGCCATTCCATGAGCCATCATTTAAGCTAATCAGGGCATCTGCAAAACTATCTTTATCTTGTTCTTTTGGTGGACCGTCCCAGTTGGCGTCTTCAAAAAGAGCTGTTTGCTTGGTTTTGCCGCTGACTTGTTCTAAGCGGATATTGCACACATAACGACTACGACCTTTGGCCAGGGCATATTCAAAAGAGATGGGTGATAAATCTGCCAAATTAGGCAAATCTTTTTGCATTAGCTGCTCTTGCAGTGCGACTGTCCCGGTACTGATGATCACGCGCTTGTTGAGTAGCTTGCTGAAGACAATGGCTGGAATCAGATAGCCAAGTGTTTTACCCACGCCGGTTTTGCCTTCAACCACCAATATATTGTCACCATCTCGGACGTCTTTAGGGCTTTTGGCTTGGCTCAAGGTTTGAGCAATGTGGGCAAACATTTGTTCTTGGCCCACTCGAGTCTTAAAGCCTGGCCAATTTGCTTGAACGGCTTGGTAAAACTCTTGGATTTTTTCCTGGATGTCTTTGAGGTTCTCGTTACTCACGCAAAAAATCCTGGTTTGAGGTTTTTAGGGAGTTTTTTGATCTGGCTTTCAGCTTTGGAGGCCTCAGAACGATTTTCAAAAGCCTGCTGGGCAATCAATCTGACGGGGCTTCTACCACGGGTATATTTGGCGCCAGTGCCGTTGTTATGAGCGTTGATACGGTTCTCCAGGTCATTGGTGATGCCAGCGTAGTAGCTTCCATCAGAACATTCCAAGAGATATAAACACCATGACATCCCTCTATGATAAAGCCAGCAATTTATTTGATCTAAATCACTTGAAATTTAGGCATATGTACCCACATACTGAACATAGATAATGGGAGATATCCATGAGATTAGATAAATTAACCAGTAAATTCCAAGAAGCTCT contains the following coding sequences:
- a CDS encoding Mth938-like domain-containing protein, with the protein product MKLQPDKQPSLNTVSAYGPDYIEINAQRYTQSLLLSPESPVIEWSCTRFEDIKTEDFEQIAKLDPAVVIFGSGQRIRFPQAALIAPLIARNIGLETMDLQAACRTYNVLMAEGRKVVAALLIEK
- a CDS encoding pyridoxal phosphate-dependent aminotransferase, translated to MKEIKKSSKLNNVCYDIRGPVLELAQQMEEEGQKIIKLNIGNVGVFGFDPPEEIQLDMIRNLPNSAAYSDSKGIFSARKAIMHYCQEKGIQGVTLDDIYTGNGASELIVLAMNALLNVGDEVLVPAPDYPLWTAAVSLSGGTPKHYLCDEAQDWSPDIADIKAKITPKTKAIVVINPNNPTGALYGDDVLKEVIALAREHGLIIFADEIYDKTLFDGEKHTSIGALSTDVVTVTFNGLSKNYRACGYRSGWMVVSGDKSGAKDYIEGLNMLSSMRLCANVPGQNAIQTALGGYQSIDDLVAEGGRLRRQRDLAWELVTKIPGVTCVKPKAALYLFPKLDPEMYPIENDQEFIATLLREEKVLLVQGSGFNWPKPDHFRIVFLPHEDVLREAISRLAKFLERYRQKYGKK
- a CDS encoding homoserine dehydrogenase encodes the protein MKPIQVGLLGIGTVGGGVFNVLDRNQEEITRRAGRGIKIHTVADLDTKRAEELVKGRAKVVGDAKQVVNDPEIDVVVELIGGYGIAKELVLAAINNGKHVVTANKALLAVHGNEIFAAAQAKGVTVNFEAAVAGGIPIIKALREGLTANRIEWIAGIINGTTNFILSEMRDKGLDFDVVLKEAQRLGYAEADPTFDIEGVDAAHKATIMSAIAFGIPMQFDKAHVEGITKLSAIDIKYAEQLGYRIKLLGITKKTKDGIELRVHPTLIPTKRLIANVEGAMNAVQVMGDAVGTTLYYGKGAGAEPTASAVIADLVDVARLQTADPEHRVPHLAFQPGSMVNTTIMPMGEITTSYYLRLRVADVTGVLADITRILADNSISIDAMLQREAGDGENQTDLIMLTHETKEKNILAAIAKVEALKTVEGSVTKIRLENLS
- the thrC gene encoding threonine synthase; translated protein: MHYISTRGHNAHQTFSEILLGGLAADGGLYLPVKYPQVTPAQLDAWRGLSYADLAFEVLSLYCDDIPQEDLRALVRKTYTAEVYCNGRTDDSAKDVTPIHWLGDEQGTRLGLLSLSNGPTLAFKDMAMQLLGNLFEYTLNKQGQELNILGATSGDTGSAAEYAMRGKKGVRVFMLSPKGKMSAFQVAQMYSLQDENIYNIAIDGVFDDAQDIVKAVSNDHEFKARQKIGTVNSINWARVVAQVVYYFQGYLLATKNSTEKVSFCVPSGNFGNVCAGHIARMMGLPIEKLVVATNENDVLDEFFKTGVYRARKSAETFHTTSPSMDISKASNFERFIYDLMGRDAAKTAQMFKDVETKGGFDLSQDPVYKNIAQYGFVSGKSTHLNRLDTIRDIHAKYSVLIDTHTADGVKVAREYLQTNVPMLVLETALPIKFAETIEEAIGRTPDRPASFIGIENKPQRVVDMPADVHQVKDFVAAHTGL
- the mobB gene encoding molybdopterin-guanine dinucleotide biosynthesis protein B, whose protein sequence is MSQAQNQQNASMASSLRANPTPVVGFVAYSGTGKTTLIEQLITFLTQRAYKVAVIKHTHHHFDIDKPGKDSYRHREAGAAEVLMVSDQRWVLMHELRQAAEPTIEEQLSKLSPCDLVIVEGFKNANIPKIELWRFEHDECASNPVKANQDQFIQAIAYPGGMDAVHKPDLTRDIPVLDLNDIEQVAQQVLSMAGVLAK
- the glp gene encoding gephyrin-like molybdotransferase Glp, translating into MKTAAEALEHLLSQAKPMAEVEVVSTQDALGRILATDILSQVDVPPMNNTQMDGYAVRVADIQAAGQSFIVSQRIPAGHVGTELKSGTIARIFTGATIPPGADAVVMQEDCLVNGDQVTIQEVPKQGQWIRLQGEDLKAGGVALSKGTYLRAQELGVAASAGYHQLTVTKKIKVAAFFTGDELTLPGQPLKPGAIYNSNRDTLLACIRSLGCEATDLGIVPDTLEATRDALRRASKDHDLIITSGGVSVGEEDHIKPAVTAEGRLDMWQIAIKPGKPLAFGAVKKQGADRLETWFMGLPGNPVSSFVTFLLFVRPFIAKLQGRSHANPPVIMMRADFDWPKADRRNEFLRVRINAQGGLDLFPNQSSGVLTSASWADGLVDNPPLQAIKPGDMVKYIPFSGMI
- the moaD gene encoding molybdopterin converting factor subunit 1, which encodes MKITIKFFASLRETLKTSEEQFDVPASVKTLTELRHHLMGRGESWSEALAEGKAVRMALNHQMVEGDTALIDQAEVAFFPPVTGG
- the moaE gene encoding molybdopterin synthase catalytic subunit MoaE, with amino-acid sequence MPVRIQTEDFDLSQEIKQLRAGDARVGAVASFVGTVRDRNDGSEVAAMTLEHYPGMTEKSLEEIIEKAKARWDIFDVLIIHRVGPLNIEDQIVLTAVTSAHRGEAFAACEYVMDYLKTLAPFWKKEDTPEGARWVDARLSDDEALKKWQ
- the dinG gene encoding ATP-dependent DNA helicase DinG, with amino-acid sequence MSNENLKDIQEKIQEFYQAVQANWPGFKTRVGQEQMFAHIAQTLSQAKSPKDVRDGDNILVVEGKTGVGKTLGYLIPAIVFSKLLNKRVIISTGTVALQEQLMQKDLPNLADLSPISFEYALAKGRSRYVCNIRLEQVSGKTKQTALFEDANWDGPPKEQDKDSFADALISLNDGSWNGDKDTAPPEITDSMWPRIAAERSSCLGRHCQRFNVCPYFNARRDLVKADVIIANHDLVISTIASGSKILPDPSETLYIFDEAHNLPQVGIKHFASSVGLIASTRWLEKIMAAVLRADALLPDSSGKTVEEVHAHVEDLIMHTKQMINSLRLANFVTHEQAIHRFKNGELSPEFSSYAETIGPLAISLNNRIGKILQQLNDQRNNSIDKDSFSPAILEIGSYQSKTENLSNTWHLMQADANPPIAKWVEWQDLGSTFDFKLHASPISAAQNLAQTLWSTSSAAVLTSATLRTMGDFQYFLNQSGLNWFPKTNTLEAESPFNYEQQGTFIVPEMINCPTANAQGHTDELSDEIPKQLKDLKHGALVLFTSKKQMKQVHEDLPDDFLQDVLMQGDMPRNKLISQHESRIKDGHRSILFGMQSFGEGLDLPGKLCETVLITKLPFAPPDSPVEEAKSEWLEKNQGNPFYEISVPAVALKLQQWVGRGIRTETDHATIIVLDKRLKTKPYGKKILAGLPPFKRLM
- a CDS encoding GIY-YIG nuclease family protein — encoded protein: MSWCLYLLECSDGSYYAGITNDLENRINAHNNGTGAKYTRGRSPVRLIAQQAFENRSEASKAESQIKKLPKNLKPGFFA